In bacterium, a single genomic region encodes these proteins:
- a CDS encoding VCBS repeat-containing protein, whose amino-acid sequence QETRLHTGGGIGFSCCPYRVDYGRLVYQTRAAVGGDINGDGLDDYALRSVVPAGGEMLIIFGRRDRAIPTTAQLLAGQGGYAIRGTPTAIEGDAAIADMNGDGYDDIVAVYSAADFIEFPRAGRLIVVYGGPNAPPATFPEMLQRRAGYQEPGPVAGGYFGASVDVGDVNGDGLADAV is encoded by the coding sequence CCAGGAGACCCGGCTGCACACCGGCGGCGGCATCGGCTTCTCCTGCTGCCCGTACCGCGTCGACTACGGGCGCCTCGTCTACCAGACGCGGGCGGCCGTCGGCGGCGACATCAACGGCGATGGCCTCGACGACTACGCCCTGCGCTCCGTGGTGCCGGCCGGCGGCGAGATGCTGATCATCTTCGGCCGCCGCGACCGCGCCATCCCCACGACGGCCCAGCTCCTGGCGGGCCAGGGCGGCTACGCCATCCGCGGCACCCCGACGGCCATCGAGGGGGACGCCGCCATCGCCGACATGAACGGCGACGGCTACGACGACATCGTCGCGGTCTACAGCGCCGCGGACTTCATCGAGTTCCCCCGGGCGGGCCGCCTGATCGTCGTGTACGGCGGGCCGAACGCGCCCCCGGCCACCTTCCCCGAGATGCTGCAGCGGCGGGCGGGCTACCAGGAGCCGGGCCCCGTGGCGGGCGGGTACTTCGGCGCGTCCGTGGACGTCGGCGACGTGAACGGCGACGGCCTGGCCGACGCCGT